One Microbacter margulisiae genomic window carries:
- a CDS encoding alpha-amylase family glycosyl hydrolase, with product MKAMKFFIFVVAAAFIAACATKPVAQNPDVWDRNAVLYEVNVRQYTVPGTFNAFAEHLPQLKKLGVNILWFMPINPISKKDRKGTLGSYYAVQNYTAVNPEFGTAADFKKLVTEAHQMGLKVILDWVANHTGRDNVWITEHPDWYVKDSLGRPLVPDGWTDVAKLNYNNKDLRAAMIDAMLYWVKNFDIDGFRCDVATGVPLDFWIQARTALDKVKPVFMLAEGDNPSYTVKAFNMDYNWRLLHTMNDIAQGKATTTNLDQVVQYTDSAYSPNAIKMNFITNHDENTWSGSEYKRMGDGANTFAVLTYTLPGMPLIYTGQEVGMKKSLLFFDKDTVPSWNNPAEFAFYQSLNALKHTQEALNAGPTGGKMIRYATQSSLIYSFSRVLPNDSVMVVLNLSAKPQQIHFTNQKPSGQWINWMNKQHVNASSLEGSTLAPWEYDILVSKTK from the coding sequence ATGAAGGCAATGAAATTTTTTATTTTTGTTGTGGCTGCGGCTTTTATAGCGGCTTGCGCCACAAAACCTGTCGCACAAAATCCTGATGTATGGGATCGAAACGCGGTATTATATGAAGTTAATGTCAGACAATATACTGTGCCGGGAACCTTCAATGCTTTTGCGGAACATCTACCGCAACTAAAAAAATTGGGGGTAAATATTCTGTGGTTTATGCCCATCAATCCGATTTCAAAAAAAGATCGTAAAGGTACTTTGGGTAGCTATTATGCTGTTCAAAATTATACGGCTGTTAATCCGGAATTTGGTACAGCAGCAGACTTTAAAAAATTGGTTACCGAAGCACATCAAATGGGACTTAAAGTCATTCTTGACTGGGTTGCAAATCATACGGGACGCGATAATGTGTGGATTACAGAGCATCCTGACTGGTATGTGAAAGATAGTCTTGGTCGTCCATTGGTGCCTGACGGGTGGACCGATGTGGCTAAATTGAACTATAACAATAAAGACCTGCGTGCAGCTATGATTGACGCTATGTTGTATTGGGTTAAAAACTTTGATATCGACGGTTTCAGATGTGATGTTGCTACGGGCGTCCCTCTTGATTTCTGGATTCAGGCACGTACGGCTTTGGATAAAGTGAAGCCTGTCTTTATGCTTGCTGAAGGTGATAATCCGAGTTACACTGTTAAGGCTTTCAATATGGATTACAACTGGCGTTTACTGCATACTATGAATGATATAGCACAAGGCAAAGCAACTACAACTAATCTTGATCAGGTAGTACAATATACCGATTCGGCATACTCCCCTAATGCCATAAAAATGAATTTTATTACCAATCATGATGAAAATACGTGGTCTGGATCTGAATATAAACGAATGGGAGATGGCGCTAATACGTTTGCCGTGCTTACATACACGCTGCCTGGTATGCCATTGATTTATACAGGACAGGAAGTGGGAATGAAAAAGAGTCTTCTTTTCTTTGATAAGGATACCGTTCCTTCCTGGAATAATCCGGCAGAATTTGCTTTTTATCAATCATTGAATGCACTAAAACACACACAAGAAGCCTTGAATGCTGGGCCGACAGGTGGTAAAATGATTCGCTATGCAACCCAAAGTTCATTAATATATAGTTTCTCCCGGGTGTTACCCAATGATAGCGTGATGGTTGTATTGAATTTGAGTGCAAAACCACAACAAATCCATTTTACCAACCAAAAACCTTCAGGACAGTGGATTAATTGGATGAATAAACAACATGTTAATGCTTCGTCGTTAGAAGGGTCAACTTTGGCACCATGGGAATACGATATTTTAGTAAGTAAAACCAAATAA
- a CDS encoding MFS transporter — protein sequence MKTKPRLSTAQILNMNFGFLGIQFGFALQNANASRILQTFGADIQSLSWFWVVAPLTGMIIQPIIGHYSDRTWCRMGRRKPYFLAGGVLAAIALIFMPNAGSLSSLMAPLMIGAGMLTIMNASFNVAMEPFRALVADVLPDSQRTTGFSIQTFLIGIGAVVGSWLPYVLSEWLGFGKNTPDGQIPVNVIWSFYAGAIVMVGAIVWTIVSTKEYPPEVQRSFHVSEDATEESEHKAKFGDIFKDIVKMPLTMKQLGIVQFFSWFALFAMWVYTTPAVALHVYGAADANSPAYQKAGDWVGILFGVYNLVAMFFALALPSIAALTNRKITHAISLLLGGIGLISIYFITSPYWLILSMVGVGIAWASILAMPYAILAGSVPPAKMGVYMGIFNLFITIPQIVSSISNGPIVKHFFHDDAIYALLMAGICLLIGAVSVVFVKDDN from the coding sequence ATGAAGACGAAGCCAAGACTTTCTACTGCCCAGATTCTCAATATGAACTTTGGGTTTTTAGGTATCCAATTCGGGTTTGCATTACAAAATGCCAATGCAAGCCGTATTTTACAAACATTTGGTGCTGATATACAATCCCTTTCCTGGTTTTGGGTTGTTGCTCCGCTTACAGGAATGATAATTCAACCTATCATCGGCCATTATTCGGATCGGACTTGGTGTCGTATGGGACGCAGAAAGCCTTATTTTTTGGCAGGAGGGGTGCTAGCTGCTATTGCTTTGATATTTATGCCAAATGCAGGATCTTTGTCTTCTCTCATGGCCCCATTGATGATTGGAGCTGGCATGCTAACCATTATGAATGCTTCTTTCAATGTGGCAATGGAACCCTTCCGTGCTTTAGTTGCCGATGTTTTACCTGATTCACAACGAACCACAGGATTTTCTATTCAGACTTTTCTTATTGGGATTGGCGCTGTTGTCGGATCATGGTTACCCTATGTGCTTTCTGAGTGGTTAGGTTTTGGAAAGAATACCCCTGATGGTCAGATCCCTGTAAATGTTATTTGGTCGTTTTATGCTGGTGCCATAGTGATGGTGGGTGCTATTGTGTGGACTATTGTCAGCACAAAAGAGTATCCTCCTGAAGTTCAGCGCTCATTTCATGTCAGTGAAGACGCTACAGAGGAAAGCGAACATAAGGCGAAGTTTGGTGATATTTTCAAGGATATAGTCAAAATGCCTCTCACGATGAAACAATTGGGGATAGTCCAGTTTTTTTCGTGGTTTGCCTTATTTGCCATGTGGGTTTATACAACACCTGCTGTAGCATTGCATGTTTATGGTGCAGCTGATGCCAATTCTCCGGCATACCAAAAGGCAGGCGATTGGGTTGGAATTTTGTTTGGCGTATATAATTTAGTCGCTATGTTTTTTGCTTTGGCATTGCCATCCATTGCTGCTTTGACAAACCGAAAAATTACACATGCCATCTCTTTGTTATTAGGAGGTATAGGTTTGATTTCAATTTATTTTATTACCTCTCCTTACTGGCTCATTTTGTCAATGGTCGGTGTTGGAATTGCATGGGCAAGTATTCTTGCAATGCCTTACGCTATTCTGGCAGGATCGGTTCCTCCGGCAAAGATGGGTGTTTACATGGGAATTTTTAATTTATTTATTACAATTCCGCAAATCGTTAGCAGTATATCGAATGGCCCTATTGTGAAACATTTTTTCCATGACGATGCAATTTATGCGCTTCTCATGGCAGGGATATGTCTCTTAATTGGGGCTGTTTCCGTGGTATTTGTGAAAGATGATAATTGA
- a CDS encoding 4-alpha-glucanotransferase: MKLYFSVDYHTVWGQVVCVSGSLPELHEIEMQYADNGRWEAEVDVPDNVEVFTYSYCVRSNNKSVIHEWGRPRTFTANEKTVIYHLHDQWMGMPYDSSFFSSAFTKAFFVHEQPKEESSKSYVSALTLKVFAPEITPGKALAVVGNQAVTGNWNIEKSRVLSSAHFPEWEITLDLSKCKSPFEYKFVVVDAKQMKALQWENGDNRQIDLLPKKGEHIIVTNGVFRGNSPSWRAAGVAIPVFSLRTEHSFGIGDFGDLKKIVDWAAKTGQRVVQVLPVNDTTMTHTWTDSYPYNANSIFALHPLYLDVNVFAPFKTDKANKRFETLQKQLNALYEVDYEAVSAAKWEFYSIAYKEKGKQVFETDDYKQFFEDNNEWLVPYAAFCYLRDTYKTVDFHQWGEYAVYDREKIETLCDLHGKHYDAIAIYYFLQYFLDKQLSEASHYARTKGVVLKGDLAIGISPNSADAWTDPHLFNLDAQTGAPPDDFSFTGQNWGFPTYNWERMRADGFRWWRRRFTKMADYFDAYRIDHLLGFFRIWEIPMNAVQGLLGHFSPALPMSHEELQANGFWVDENYHLKPYIRSYQLHEMFGDSTEKVIQQFLNDKGNGVFELKPEFDTQRKIEYFFNETNGDVNIRDGLYALVADVLFVRDKKEPDKFHPRITAQYTYSFRALSDSDKYTFNRIYDHFYYQRHNYFWSEQALQKLPDLIASTDMLVCAEDLGMIPACVPYVMHQLQMLSLEIQRMPKDPTLTFADTRNYPYLSVCTTSTHDMSTLRGWWEEDGVVRQRYYNEVLGQWGEAPFYAEPWICKAILRNHLWAPSMLAIFPLQDWLSLDGTLRRVHPQEERINVPSNPRHYWRYRMHLTLEQLLESDTLNDQIRTMIFETGR, translated from the coding sequence ATGAAGCTTTATTTTTCTGTGGATTATCACACGGTTTGGGGACAAGTGGTTTGTGTGAGTGGCTCTTTGCCTGAATTGCATGAAATAGAGATGCAATATGCTGATAACGGCCGGTGGGAGGCAGAGGTTGATGTTCCCGATAACGTGGAAGTTTTTACGTATTCATATTGTGTACGAAGCAACAATAAGTCGGTTATTCATGAGTGGGGGAGGCCCCGGACATTTACGGCTAATGAGAAAACGGTAATCTACCATTTACATGATCAATGGATGGGGATGCCTTATGATAGTTCATTTTTTTCTTCAGCATTTACCAAAGCTTTTTTTGTACATGAGCAACCCAAGGAGGAATCATCTAAATCATATGTGTCTGCATTGACGTTGAAAGTCTTTGCTCCTGAAATCACTCCCGGAAAGGCCTTAGCAGTAGTCGGAAATCAGGCTGTTACGGGAAATTGGAATATTGAGAAATCACGTGTGTTAAGCTCTGCACATTTCCCGGAATGGGAAATTACGCTTGATTTGTCAAAATGCAAATCTCCTTTTGAATATAAATTTGTAGTGGTAGATGCTAAACAGATGAAGGCACTCCAATGGGAGAACGGCGACAACAGGCAGATAGATCTATTGCCCAAAAAAGGAGAGCATATTATTGTAACCAATGGCGTTTTTAGAGGAAATAGTCCTTCCTGGCGAGCTGCAGGAGTGGCAATCCCGGTCTTTTCATTGCGTACTGAACATAGTTTTGGGATTGGCGATTTCGGGGATTTGAAAAAGATAGTTGATTGGGCTGCCAAAACTGGTCAACGTGTTGTTCAGGTATTGCCGGTAAATGATACGACCATGACACATACGTGGACAGATTCATATCCCTATAATGCAAATTCCATTTTTGCGCTACATCCTCTTTATCTTGATGTTAATGTGTTTGCTCCTTTCAAAACCGATAAAGCAAACAAACGTTTTGAAACTTTACAAAAACAACTAAATGCTTTGTATGAAGTGGATTATGAGGCTGTTTCTGCTGCCAAATGGGAATTTTATAGCATAGCATACAAAGAAAAGGGGAAGCAGGTTTTTGAAACAGACGATTATAAACAATTCTTTGAAGATAATAATGAGTGGTTGGTTCCCTATGCTGCATTTTGTTATTTAAGAGATACATACAAGACGGTTGATTTTCATCAATGGGGCGAATATGCTGTTTATGACAGAGAAAAAATAGAAACATTATGCGATCTACACGGGAAGCATTATGATGCGATTGCCATTTATTATTTTCTACAGTATTTTTTAGATAAACAACTATCTGAAGCATCGCATTATGCACGAACCAAAGGAGTTGTCCTGAAAGGAGACCTGGCTATTGGCATTAGTCCGAATAGCGCTGATGCATGGACCGATCCGCATCTTTTCAATTTGGATGCACAAACCGGAGCTCCACCTGATGATTTTTCATTTACAGGACAGAATTGGGGATTTCCTACGTACAATTGGGAAAGAATGCGTGCTGATGGCTTCCGTTGGTGGAGACGTCGTTTTACAAAAATGGCTGATTATTTTGATGCTTATCGTATTGATCATTTGTTGGGGTTTTTCCGTATCTGGGAAATTCCAATGAATGCAGTGCAGGGCCTGTTGGGACATTTTAGTCCGGCGTTGCCGATGTCGCATGAAGAGTTACAGGCTAACGGATTTTGGGTGGACGAAAATTATCACTTGAAACCCTACATTCGTTCATACCAGTTGCATGAAATGTTTGGTGATAGTACAGAGAAAGTGATTCAGCAGTTTTTGAATGATAAAGGGAATGGCGTTTTTGAACTAAAACCGGAGTTTGATACACAACGAAAAATTGAATATTTCTTTAATGAGACTAATGGTGATGTAAATATTCGTGACGGATTGTATGCCTTGGTAGCTGATGTCCTTTTTGTACGCGATAAAAAGGAACCGGATAAATTTCATCCCCGCATCACCGCCCAATATACCTATAGTTTCAGGGCTTTATCGGATAGTGATAAATATACATTTAACCGGATTTATGACCATTTTTATTATCAACGGCATAATTATTTCTGGTCGGAACAGGCTTTGCAAAAGTTGCCGGATTTGATTGCTTCAACCGATATGCTGGTTTGCGCTGAGGATCTTGGGATGATACCCGCCTGTGTTCCTTATGTGATGCACCAATTGCAAATGTTGAGTCTTGAAATTCAGCGGATGCCGAAAGATCCTACATTAACATTTGCAGATACACGAAATTATCCTTATTTATCTGTTTGTACTACTTCTACACACGATATGAGTACATTGCGGGGATGGTGGGAAGAGGACGGCGTCGTGCGTCAACGTTACTATAATGAAGTGCTGGGTCAGTGGGGAGAAGCTCCATTTTATGCAGAGCCATGGATATGCAAGGCAATTTTGAGAAATCATTTATGGGCGCCTTCCATGCTGGCAATTTTCCCTTTGCAAGACTGGCTTTCATTGGATGGAACGTTGCGACGTGTTCATCCTCAGGAGGAAAGAATTAATGTGCCATCGAATCCCCGACATTATTGGAGATATCGGATGCATCTGACTTTGGAGCAACTTCTGGAAAGTGATACATTGAATGATCAGATCAGGACCATGATTTTTGAAACTGGACGATAG
- a CDS encoding LacI family DNA-binding transcriptional regulator, which translates to MPKAQITIKDIARELQVSVSTVSRALNDSPDLSAATKKKVQDYAKLHHYNPNFLALSIKKRESTIIGVIVPEVTHHFFASVVEGILEVADREGFSVLLFRSHEQYDKEVRSVQRLLSSRVCGVLTSVAKETTRYDHFQELVDNDIPVIFFDRICVDIPTNRVVIDDYAGALTATEYLINTGCRKIAFFCSPMHLEISKNRRGGYMDALRKHGLPVDHDLIKICDNYDDAIPVATEMLQSENKPDAFFAVNDETALGILHATKQLHFKIPDEVSICGFTDGFAAIASDPQLTTVGQNGFDVGVSAMELLLERIRYKGADAMLKNRIIRTKLIVRETTR; encoded by the coding sequence ATGCCTAAAGCTCAAATTACCATTAAAGATATCGCACGGGAACTTCAGGTTTCTGTTTCAACTGTTTCACGTGCGTTGAACGATAGCCCCGATTTAAGTGCTGCTACCAAAAAGAAGGTTCAGGATTATGCTAAGTTACATCATTATAATCCTAATTTTCTTGCGCTTAGTATTAAAAAGAGGGAGAGCACGATTATTGGAGTTATTGTTCCTGAAGTGACCCATCATTTCTTTGCGTCAGTTGTTGAAGGAATTTTGGAGGTAGCTGACCGGGAGGGATTTAGCGTATTGCTGTTCCGGTCGCATGAACAATATGACAAAGAAGTCCGCAGTGTTCAACGACTGTTGTCATCGAGAGTTTGTGGCGTTTTAACTTCGGTAGCCAAAGAAACGACACGTTATGATCATTTTCAGGAACTGGTAGATAATGATATACCGGTGATTTTTTTCGATCGTATTTGTGTCGATATTCCTACAAACCGCGTGGTAATAGATGATTACGCCGGAGCTCTTACTGCAACTGAATATCTCATCAATACGGGTTGCCGAAAGATTGCTTTTTTCTGTTCACCGATGCACCTCGAAATATCTAAAAACCGACGTGGTGGATATATGGATGCTTTGCGAAAACATGGGTTACCTGTAGATCATGACTTAATTAAGATCTGTGATAATTATGATGATGCTATTCCCGTAGCTACGGAAATGCTGCAATCGGAAAACAAACCTGATGCCTTTTTTGCGGTTAATGATGAAACGGCGTTAGGAATTTTGCATGCTACAAAACAATTACATTTTAAAATACCTGATGAAGTCTCTATTTGCGGTTTTACTGACGGATTTGCCGCTATTGCCTCTGACCCTCAACTAACTACGGTAGGACAAAATGGTTTTGATGTTGGCGTAAGTGCTATGGAATTGTTATTAGAGCGAATTCGCTACAAAGGCGCAGATGCAATGCTAAAAAACAGGATTATTCGCACAAAATTGATAGTCAGAGAAACAACGCGATAG